The Culicoidibacter larvae DNA segment CGGAGCAATTAACTCTGGATATTTTTTATCAACTTTATTTGTTGCAATACCAATGAATGCTGCAAAAATAACCACGGCAATAACATTACCTTCAGCCATAGCGGCAATCGGATTACGAGGCAATAAGCCAATAATAGTGTCCACAATACCTTTGTACTCTTTACCAGCCCATCCTTCTGTTCCAACCGGTAAAGTCATACCTGAACCAAGGTTGAACGCCATCGCTAGACCAATACCGATAAGTGCTGCAACAGCAACTGTAATTACAAATAAACTTACTGTGCGAATCGTCATTTTCCCCAAATTCGCTTGTTCTTTTTGATTAACAATTACATTTAATATAGCAATAAATACTAACGGTACAACTAACATGCGAAGAAGTGCTATAAAGCCATCTCCGATAAGCGTTGTAACCTGAGTCACTTGCGAGGTAATGAGCGCTGACGTATCTGCACTATACCCACTAAACATCACTTGATAAATAATTCCCGCTGCCAAACCAATCAAGGTTGAAATAACAACCCGCCAAGCAAAGGCAATATTCTTTTTAAACTTCACATTCAGTACAATAATTCCAGCAAATAATACAAGTATAATTGCTATCCATACAATACTTTCCATTGCGATAACTCCAAACATCGGACATCATCACTCCTCTTAAAAAATTCTTTCTTGTTCAGTATAAAGGAATTTTATCTTGATATCAAGCTATTTGCTTTTTTATTTGTGAGAATTAAAAAAAGTCCCGGTCAAGCCAGGACTTTTTACACTTTTATTTCAACTTGCCTAACACCGAACCAAGCGCATTTAAAGCATCAAGCGGCGTTAGTTGATTAATATCCAAACCGGCAAGTTCATCAAGAACTGCCTGAGTATCGGCATCAATTGCAGTCACTGTCACCGTTTCATTCTCCGGCGCGGCAAACAAATCAAGCTGCTTGCTGTCACCACGTTGGGCTTCGAGCGAGCCTAAAATTGTTTGCGCCCGCTGAATCACTTCGTTCGGCAAGTGCGCTAACTGCGCCACATGCACCCCATAACTACGATCAACACTGCCATCTTTCACTTTGTGCAAGAATACCAATTGATCATTTTCTTCAATCGCACTGACGTGCACATTGTGCAGTCTTGGCAGCTGCTCTTCGAGCACCGTCAACTCATGATAATGCGTCGAAAATAATGTCTTTGCGCCAATATGATGATGAATATACTCCAAAATCGATTGTGCTAAAGCCATACCATCATAAGTTGCCGTTCCGCGGCCAATCTCATCAAATAAAATCAAACTCTTCTTAGTCGCATGCTTCAACGCCATATTTACTTCCATCATTTCAACCATGAAAGTACTTTGACCGCTGAATAAATCATCACTGGCACCAATACGAGTAAAAATGCTCTCAAAAATCGGTAGTTCAGCTTTCGTAGCTGGTACAAAGCAACCAATCTGATTCATAATTACAATATCAGCTAATTGGCGCATATAAGTACTCTTACCGGCCATATTCGGTCCGGTAATCAGAAGAATATCGGTGGTGTTATTCATCTTGCAATCATTCGCTACATATTCAGCATCTTCCATAACCCGCTCAACAACCGGATGACGGCCATCGACAATTGCCAGCTCATGACCATCAATAATATCAGCACGAACATAATTGTACATCTCACTCACAGTTGCAAATGAAGCCAGCACATCAACAGTCGCAATACTATCCGCGGCCTGTTGCAATTTCTGCGTATACCCCTTTACCTGCTGCCGAATTGCCACAAAAATCTCATACTCAAGCAAACTCATACGCTCCTCAGCACCGAGAATCAAACTCTCCTTCTCCTTCAGTTCCGGAGTAATATAACGCTCCGCATTCGCCAAAGTCTGTTTGCGGTCATAGTGACTGATTAAATCCTCATCAATATTTGCAAGCGCCGCCTTGGTCGCTTCCAAATAGTAACCAAAAACGCGGTTATAACCAATCTTTAAGGTCTTGATACCGGTTCGCACCCGCTCCGCGGCCTCAAGCTCAGCAAGCCAAGTCTTCCCATTCTTACGCGCATCACGCAACTGATCAAGTTCATCATTAAAACCATCGGCAATAATACCGCCATCCTTGATTCCCGGTGGCGGATTATCAACAATTCCTTGTTCAAGCGTTGCTAACAACTCATCAAAAGTATCAATCCCGTTTGCTAAATCATGCGCACGATTATATGGTAAACGCAAAATCAATTCACGAATAACCGGCAACTGGCGCAAAGACTGACGCAACTGCGCTAACTCTTTACCGCTGGCATTTTCATAAACAATCCGCCCTAAAAGCCGCTCAAGGTCATAAACAAACTTAAGCGATTCCTTAATTTCTTCTTTAATAAAATATTCGCTCTGTAAACATGCTACGAAGTCATGACGATGCTCAATCTCCGCTTTATCAATAAGCGGTCGCTCCAGCCACTTCTTCAACATCCGACCGCCCATAGCCGTCTTCGTCTGGTCAAGCAGCCATAACAACGACCCGGTCTTAGCATTTCCGCGCAACGTCTTGGTCAGCTCAAGTGCTGCCTGTGAATGCGCGTCCATCTGTAAATAAGAATCCGTTTCATAAATTGCTGCTTGCTGAATATGCTCAAGACTCCGCTTCTGCGTCCGCTCCAAATAATTCAGCAACCGCGCTAACGTCAATTGACCGCGAACATCACTGACTTGCTGCATCTTCGCACGCATCTCTTTACTAACTTCACTGCTTTCCTCAACCGACAATACAATATTATATTGTTCACGTAAACGACGATAAAAATCGTTTTGCAATAACTCCGGCGCTACAATTAATTCCCGCACCCCTAAAGTAATAATTTGGTTATAAATATGAATATCCTCTAAAGGCAACGCCATCAGGCCAAGCTCCCCGGTAGTTAAATCACAAAAACCAAGCATCAGTTGATCTGGATAAACTGAAACAGTACCAATATAATTATTCTCTTTCTCGGAAAGCCCGTTGCTTTCCATAATCGTTCCCGGAGTTACCACCTGCACCACTTCGCGGCGCACAATTCCCTTGCCCGCCGTCGGCTCCTCAACTTGCTCAACAATAGCTACCTTGTAGCCACCAGCTACCAAGCGTTCAATATAATTATTGGCAGCATGATATGGCACACCGCACATTGGCACCCGATCTTTGCTACCTGCATCACGACCAGTCAAGGCAATTTCTAAAATACGGCTGGCATCAAGGGCATCATCAAAAAACATTTCATAAAAATCACCAAGCCGGAAAAATACAAAACTATCCA contains these protein-coding regions:
- the mutS gene encoding DNA mismatch repair protein MutS, producing MNPDPIILKIDINDYTPMMQQYISIKRENLDSFVFFRLGDFYEMFFDDALDASRILEIALTGRDAGSKDRVPMCGVPYHAANNYIERLVAGGYKVAIVEQVEEPTAGKGIVRREVVQVVTPGTIMESNGLSEKENNYIGTVSVYPDQLMLGFCDLTTGELGLMALPLEDIHIYNQIITLGVRELIVAPELLQNDFYRRLREQYNIVLSVEESSEVSKEMRAKMQQVSDVRGQLTLARLLNYLERTQKRSLEHIQQAAIYETDSYLQMDAHSQAALELTKTLRGNAKTGSLLWLLDQTKTAMGGRMLKKWLERPLIDKAEIEHRHDFVACLQSEYFIKEEIKESLKFVYDLERLLGRIVYENASGKELAQLRQSLRQLPVIRELILRLPYNRAHDLANGIDTFDELLATLEQGIVDNPPPGIKDGGIIADGFNDELDQLRDARKNGKTWLAELEAAERVRTGIKTLKIGYNRVFGYYLEATKAALANIDEDLISHYDRKQTLANAERYITPELKEKESLILGAEERMSLLEYEIFVAIRQQVKGYTQKLQQAADSIATVDVLASFATVSEMYNYVRADIIDGHELAIVDGRHPVVERVMEDAEYVANDCKMNNTTDILLITGPNMAGKSTYMRQLADIVIMNQIGCFVPATKAELPIFESIFTRIGASDDLFSGQSTFMVEMMEVNMALKHATKKSLILFDEIGRGTATYDGMALAQSILEYIHHHIGAKTLFSTHYHELTVLEEQLPRLHNVHVSAIEENDQLVFLHKVKDGSVDRSYGVHVAQLAHLPNEVIQRAQTILGSLEAQRGDSKQLDLFAAPENETVTVTAIDADTQAVLDELAGLDINQLTPLDALNALGSVLGKLK